The Lonchura striata isolate bLonStr1 chromosome Z, bLonStr1.mat, whole genome shotgun sequence genome window below encodes:
- the LOC110479234 gene encoding large ribosomal subunit protein mL50 isoform X1: MAAARALWVAARRRPQLGPVGLRAFWGGRSRKEEGEVEADRAVPEKEESSEPSLIQPPPLRRSYVPPEDLQSCLEGHVREVFGPSVPDDWQQAPLQENRLKYRLLARLAAELGHAVPNSQLHRMCCAGDVLGFYCTPMKDGTKIDELAAAELPPNLKIIWQQ; the protein is encoded by the exons atggcggcggcgcgggcgctgTGGGTGGCGGCGCGGCGGAGGCCGCAGCTCGGCCCTGTGGGGCTCAGGGCGTTCTGGGGCGGCCGCAG caggaaggaggagggagaagtGGAAGCAGACCGAGCAGTTCCTGAGAAGGAGGAGAGCAGCGAGCCCAGCCTGATCCAGCCCCCGCCACTCCGCCGGAGCTACGTCCCTCCTGAggacctgcagagctgcctcgaGGGCCACGTCAGGGAGGTCTTTGGGCCCTCTGTTCCCGACGACTGGCAGCAGGCTCCCCTGCAGGAGAACAGGCTGAAGTATCGCCTGCTGGCCCGGCTGGCGGCAGAGCTAGGGCACGCTGTCCCCAACTCGCAGCTGCATCGCATGTGCTGCGCCGGGGATGTGCTGGGCTTCTACTGCACCCCCATGAAAGACGGCACCAAGATCGATGAACTCGCGGCCGCAGAGCTGCCCCCGAACCTGAAAATCATCTGGCAGCAGTGA
- the LOC110479234 gene encoding large ribosomal subunit protein mL50 isoform X2, translating to MAAARALWVAARRRPQLGPVGLRAFWGGRRKEEGEVEADRAVPEKEESSEPSLIQPPPLRRSYVPPEDLQSCLEGHVREVFGPSVPDDWQQAPLQENRLKYRLLARLAAELGHAVPNSQLHRMCCAGDVLGFYCTPMKDGTKIDELAAAELPPNLKIIWQQ from the exons atggcggcggcgcgggcgctgTGGGTGGCGGCGCGGCGGAGGCCGCAGCTCGGCCCTGTGGGGCTCAGGGCGTTCTGGGGCGGCCGCAG gaaggaggagggagaagtGGAAGCAGACCGAGCAGTTCCTGAGAAGGAGGAGAGCAGCGAGCCCAGCCTGATCCAGCCCCCGCCACTCCGCCGGAGCTACGTCCCTCCTGAggacctgcagagctgcctcgaGGGCCACGTCAGGGAGGTCTTTGGGCCCTCTGTTCCCGACGACTGGCAGCAGGCTCCCCTGCAGGAGAACAGGCTGAAGTATCGCCTGCTGGCCCGGCTGGCGGCAGAGCTAGGGCACGCTGTCCCCAACTCGCAGCTGCATCGCATGTGCTGCGCCGGGGATGTGCTGGGCTTCTACTGCACCCCCATGAAAGACGGCACCAAGATCGATGAACTCGCGGCCGCAGAGCTGCCCCCGAACCTGAAAATCATCTGGCAGCAGTGA
- the LOC110479238 gene encoding fructose-bisphosphate aldolase B: MTHQFPALSPEQKKALADIAQRIVASGKGILAADESVGTMGNRLQRINVENTEENRRAFREILFSSDTSINQSIGGVILFHETLYQKDSSGKPFPAIIKEKGIVVGIKLDKGTAPLAGTNGETTIQGLDGLAERCAQYKKDGVDFGKWRAVLKISSTTPSQLAIQENANTLARYASICQQHGLVPIVEPEVLPDGDHDLQRCQYVTEKVLAAVYKALNDHHVYLEGTLLKPNMVTAGHSCSKKYTPQDVAIATVTTLLRTVPAAVPGICFLSGGQSEEEASLNLNAMNQCPLPKPWKLTFSYGRALQASALAAWLGKNENKKAAQEAFRKRAQINSLACRGQYVQSGKNDTAATQSLFTASYTY; this comes from the exons ATGACCCACCAGTTCCCAGCACTGTCTCCAGAGCAGAAGAAAGCTCTTGCAGACATTGCTCAGCGGATTGTGGCTTCAGGAAAGGGGATCCTAGCTGCAGATGAATCAGTGG GTACCATGGGGAATAGACTGCAGCGGATCAATGTGGAGAACACAGAGGAGAACCGCCGAGCTTTTAGAGAGATCCTCTTCTCTTCAGACACTTCCATCAACCAGAGCATTGGAGGAGTGATCCTTTTCCATGAGACTCTCTATCAGAAAGACAGCAGTGGAAAGCCATTCCCAGCAATCATCAAGGAAAAAGGCATTGTGGTGGGAATTAAG CTGGATAAAGGCACAGCACCTCTAGCAGGAACAAATGGAGAAACCACCATCCAAG ggctggatgggctgGCTGAGCGCTGTGCCCAGTACAAGAAAGATGGTGTTGACTTTGGCAAGTGGCGTGCAGTGCTGAAGATCTCCAGCACAACACCCTCTCAACTTGCCATCCAAGAGAATGCCAACACATTGGCACGCTATGCCAGTATCTGCCAGCAG CATGGCTTGGTGCCCATTGTGGAGCCAGAAGTCCTGCCTGATGGAGACCATGATCTTCAGCGCTGTCAGTATGTCACAGAGAAG GTTCTGGCTGCTGTCTACAAGGCTCTGAATGATCATCACGTGTACCTAGAGGGGACACTGCTGAAACCCAACATGGTGACGGCTGGGCATTCCTGCTCCAAGAAGTACACCCCTCAGGATGTAGCCATAGCAACTGTCACTACTCTCCTCCGCACcgttcctgctgctgttcctg GAATCTGCTTCCTGTCTGGAGGTCAGAGTGAAGAGGAGGCTTCTCTCAACCTGAATGCCATGAATCAGTGCCCTCTTCCTAAGCCTTGGAAATTGACCTTTTCCTATGGGAGAGCCCTGcaagcctctgccctggctgCATGGTTGGGCAAAAATGAGAACAAGAAGGCTGCTCAAGAGGCCTTCCGCAAGCGGGCACAG ATTAACAGTTTGGCTTGCAGGGGGCAATATGTCCAGTCTGGGAAGAATGACACAGCTGCCACACAGTCACTGTTCACTGCCAGCTACACCTACTGA